The region CGACTTCAAACGCATCCGCCGGGAAGTCATTGCCGGCGTCGCCGCGTGGTTATCGATCGGACTCTTGCTGGGATGGACGTGGCACGTTGTGCTCATCGCCTACCTCGCTTTTGCATTTTCCTGGTCGTCGCTGCAGTGGGTGTACCACATGCGCACGCCGCTGGATGTCGTAGAGGGCGCCTATAACATGCGGGCCCCGCATCTCGTGCGCTGGGCGTTTTTGAACTTCAACTACAACCTGACCCATCATCGGCACTCGGCCATGCATTGGCAGCAGATGCATGAAGCCTCCAACCTGAAAGAAACGCGGCCGCTCTGGTATGGCTGGCTGCAGGTTTTTCTGCCGCCCCAGCGGTTACCTGATGACTTGACGCAACTGGACAAGACTTACTTCTGATGAGCGCCCACATGGATGTCAAACGCGCGCTGTGGCAGACCTTCCTGGAACGCGCCAAGCCCACGCTCGATCAATGGCTCGCGCAACTCGAGCAACCGCAATTGACGCAAGAGCGGGCATTGCTGCGACTGCTCGAAGCCAATCGTGATTGCGCATTCGGCCGCGCCCACCACTTTGCTCGGCTGCATGACTCGACGCAGTTTCGCGATAACGTACCGATCCACACTTACTTGCAACTGCAGCCGTGGATCGAGCGCGCGCAAAATGAATCCGAAGCGATTCTGACCTCCTCCCCGCCGCTGTTCTTCGAGCGTACGAGCGGAAACAGCGCGCTGCAGAAAGCGATTCCCTATACGCGCGCCTTCCTCGCAGAAATGCACAGCGCGCTGACCGTGTGGCTCGCCGACATGCATCGTCAGGTGCCCGGAATCAGCCACGGATCAAGCTACTGGTCGATGTCGCCGCCCTTGCAAATGCCAGTGGCGGGCCCCAATGGCATTTGCATCGGTTCGGCCAGTGATCTGGAGTATTTGCACGGCAGTCATCTGGCCGGTCTGGCAGGGACTTTGTTGATTCCCGAGTTCAGAGGTGCGTTGTCGCAATGGCGCCGACAGACCCTCCTCGCATTGTTGGCCGATGCCGATCTGAGCTTTATCAGTGTGTGGAGCCCGACCTTCCTGACCAGCCTGTTGCAGCCACTGTTCGACGGCGAAACGCCCGAACATGTGCAGACGTTTGCATGGCTGGAGGCCGCGCTTCCCGCGTCGCGCCAGTCAGCATTGCGCCGAGCGAGATCCCAAGGAGTGTGCACTGAATTATGGCCACGACTGGCCGCCGTCAGTTGCTGGATGGAGGGCCCCAGCCGCCACTACTTCACGCAACTGGCCGTGCGTTTTCCGCAAACGCAGTGGCTGCCGAAAAGTCTTTTTGCCACCGAAGGCGTCGTGAGCGTTCCATTCGGCGACGGGCCTGGATGCCCGTTGGCGATCGGCAGCCATTATCTGGAATTTCTCTGCGAAGACGGCGCCCTGCGCCATGCTCATTCGTTACGCCTGGGAGAAACGGCGCAGGTCCTG is a window of Pseudomonas sp. 10S4 DNA encoding:
- a CDS encoding GH3 family domain-containing protein produces the protein MSAHMDVKRALWQTFLERAKPTLDQWLAQLEQPQLTQERALLRLLEANRDCAFGRAHHFARLHDSTQFRDNVPIHTYLQLQPWIERAQNESEAILTSSPPLFFERTSGNSALQKAIPYTRAFLAEMHSALTVWLADMHRQVPGISHGSSYWSMSPPLQMPVAGPNGICIGSASDLEYLHGSHLAGLAGTLLIPEFRGALSQWRRQTLLALLADADLSFISVWSPTFLTSLLQPLFDGETPEHVQTFAWLEAALPASRQSALRRARSQGVCTELWPRLAAVSCWMEGPSRHYFTQLAVRFPQTQWLPKSLFATEGVVSVPFGDGPGCPLAIGSHYLEFLCEDGALRHAHSLRLGETAQVLLTTGGGLYRYALGDRVRVVGMSGATPRVEFVGRATETSDLVGEKLDEQTVQNLFDRCLATKGAACLIPNAYASPPHYTALVATSHNLDASALALTIEAALSDAFHYCQARRLGQLGPVQVRLLDGGADQLAHVLQQAAELSCIRAGDFKPRSLINRLETAEALLALTESSCRHL